In one Candidatus Bathyarchaeota archaeon genomic region, the following are encoded:
- a CDS encoding carbohydrate kinase family protein produces MIDVIGFGALNLDKIIYVDKIPKPDEEGYVRSICYCPGGSAANTVVGLARLGLKTGYIGKVGNDEEGKILLEDLRNEKVDTSLVKACTGRSGVAYIFVDEKGIRASIVDPGVNDTIGVEDIDLDYVKKSKFLHLTSFISKLSTKSFLTQKKIVEEVPNVEISFDPGQLYAEKGMGELESIIKRSKVILPSKREIELLTGYEYKTGCKILLKKGVEIVAVKLGEKGCYVTNGKEEYHIPAETVEVVDTTGAGDAFCAGFLYGLVKNKDIYECGKLGNFVASRCITKSGAREGLPTLSDLYRIKTFSSNIQP; encoded by the coding sequence ATGATAGATGTTATTGGTTTTGGTGCGTTGAATCTCGACAAGATAATATATGTAGATAAAATACCGAAGCCTGATGAAGAAGGTTATGTGCGTTCGATTTGTTACTGCCCTGGTGGGTCTGCTGCGAATACCGTTGTAGGTTTAGCGAGGTTGGGGCTAAAGACTGGTTACATTGGTAAAGTTGGCAATGATGAGGAAGGAAAAATACTTTTAGAGGATTTGAGAAACGAGAAAGTTGATACCTCGTTAGTGAAAGCATGCACTGGCAGGAGTGGTGTTGCATACATTTTTGTTGATGAAAAAGGTATTAGAGCATCAATAGTAGATCCAGGCGTTAATGATACAATAGGTGTAGAAGACATCGATTTAGATTATGTTAAAAAGTCGAAATTTTTGCATTTGACTTCCTTCATCTCTAAATTATCAACTAAGTCTTTTCTTACTCAGAAAAAAATAGTGGAAGAAGTTCCAAATGTGGAAATATCCTTCGACCCAGGCCAGTTATATGCAGAAAAGGGAATGGGAGAACTGGAAAGTATAATTAAAAGGTCGAAGGTTATCCTTCCAAGCAAAAGAGAGATAGAGTTACTTACAGGTTATGAATATAAAACTGGCTGTAAAATCCTACTGAAGAAAGGAGTGGAAATTGTAGCAGTAAAATTAGGAGAAAAGGGATGTTACGTAACCAACGGAAAAGAAGAATATCATATTCCGGCAGAAACTGTTGAAGTTGTGGATACGACTGGAGCAGGTGATGCTTTCTGTGCTGGCTTTCTTTATGGTTTGGTTAAAAATAAAGATATATATGAATGTGGTAAACTTGGAAACTTTGTTGCATCTAGATGTATAACAAAATCCGGTGCCAGGGAAGGATTACCTACACTTTCCGACTTGTATCGCATTAAAACTTTTTCATCAAATATTCAACCATAG
- a CDS encoding formylmethanofuran--tetrahydromethanopterin formyltransferase, whose amino-acid sequence MAIIEDTFAEAFDGLFSRILITAERGLNKKDRERPELEYDELRFAAYRSTSTPSTVVGRIEGGIEKWLSGQETPDGREGVVVQFWGKYDEKEQLEKQVDKFYKEISIRIRQDILSVPTTRVFNWLNPKDAVYYIDAEERIGKCGGGYEWIEEKYGRKMINVPLMMGYNFEIDDKLGCGIGISGANLWLFCKSIEAGRRAGRKAVEAINKLDGVITSFYVCPSGSMVKDYPPIGPPTNYPFCPTLRQKIGKESKVPEGVDSIPEIVINGISMSSVKQAMKNAIYAVKDVKGVLKISAGNYEGKLGRHKIYLRELVPELFV is encoded by the coding sequence ATGGCTATAATCGAGGATACTTTTGCTGAAGCTTTTGACGGTCTTTTTTCCCGAATTTTAATTACAGCTGAGAGAGGGTTAAATAAAAAGGATAGAGAAAGACCTGAGCTAGAGTACGATGAATTAAGATTTGCTGCTTATAGATCTACATCTACCCCGTCTACTGTAGTTGGTAGGATCGAGGGTGGTATTGAGAAGTGGTTGTCGGGACAGGAAACGCCAGATGGTCGAGAGGGTGTGGTAGTACAGTTTTGGGGCAAGTATGATGAAAAAGAGCAATTAGAAAAACAGGTCGATAAGTTTTATAAAGAGATTTCGATACGGATTAGGCAGGATATTCTATCTGTGCCGACTACCCGAGTTTTCAATTGGTTAAACCCCAAAGACGCTGTTTATTACATCGACGCTGAAGAAAGGATAGGAAAATGCGGTGGCGGATACGAATGGATAGAAGAAAAATATGGACGTAAAATGATCAATGTTCCACTTATGATGGGATATAATTTCGAAATCGATGACAAACTAGGTTGTGGAATTGGCATATCTGGTGCAAACCTTTGGCTTTTTTGCAAAAGCATAGAGGCAGGACGAAGAGCTGGACGTAAGGCGGTAGAAGCTATAAATAAACTTGATGGTGTCATCACTTCTTTTTATGTCTGTCCTTCTGGCTCTATGGTCAAGGATTATCCCCCCATAGGACCACCAACTAACTATCCCTTCTGTCCAACGTTAAGACAAAAAATTGGGAAAGAGTCGAAAGTTCCTGAAGGCGTGGATTCGATACCGGAAATTGTAATTAATGGAATTTCTATGAGTTCTGTAAAACAAGCGATGAAAAACGCCATATATGCTGTTAAAGATGTTAAAGGAGTATTAAAAATATCCGCTGGCAATTACGAAGGAAAACTCGGAAGACATAAGATATATCTGCGAGAGCTTGTTCCCGAGTTGTTTGTATGA
- the purD gene encoding phosphoribosylamine--glycine ligase, whose amino-acid sequence MKKVMVVDKGGRGNAIAHAYARSPQVSHVYVAPGNAGSSLLPKCQQVGIESIDEILNYVQKNDVDLTDVGPEGYLTNGIVDRFYEAGIRRIVGPTKKAGILEDSKCWAKDFWYKIGVPIPEYKNFDDPDEAKRFISEFYRQNPSENLVVKADGLAAGKGSIVCNKLEDALSAVDRIMIKGEFDDMERGIKPGRRIVVEKRLYGCEMMFFVITDGRTILPLNAAMDFKRAFDPGDSRIIKYFGGVNPNTGGLISISPHPLYEELKDRIMEEIAIPTLTKFKELTGLEYRGIGYFCLMISKEDGELTPRVLEFNKRHGDPEAQAILPRLRTDYYELANAVVERRLHEMTTEWEPFWCYALVAVSGNLTVRRGSQDKVYPGYPGAHLTNQPIKGLRNVDPSCVVYHNGTAFMDPSKGDEDNNIHTTGGRVLTLVSKGKTLEEAKETAEREMRKIFFRGMRFRKNINEYSI is encoded by the coding sequence ATGAAAAAAGTCATGGTTGTTGATAAGGGTGGCAGAGGAAACGCCATTGCTCATGCCTACGCAAGAAGCCCACAAGTTTCTCATGTTTACGTTGCTCCTGGGAATGCGGGAAGCTCTTTACTACCGAAATGTCAACAGGTTGGCATCGAATCCATTGATGAAATACTGAATTATGTTCAAAAAAATGATGTAGATTTGACAGATGTAGGTCCTGAGGGCTATTTAACTAACGGTATAGTTGACAGATTTTATGAGGCTGGAATAAGAAGAATAGTGGGGCCAACGAAGAAAGCTGGGATTCTAGAAGACAGCAAATGTTGGGCAAAGGATTTCTGGTACAAGATAGGCGTTCCAATACCTGAGTATAAAAACTTTGATGACCCGGATGAGGCAAAACGATTCATAAGCGAGTTCTATCGACAAAACCCTAGTGAAAATTTAGTTGTAAAGGCGGATGGACTTGCAGCAGGTAAGGGTTCCATAGTTTGCAACAAGTTGGAAGATGCGCTGTCTGCAGTCGATAGAATTATGATTAAAGGCGAATTCGATGACATGGAGAGAGGGATTAAACCAGGCAGGAGAATTGTCGTTGAAAAGAGGCTTTATGGATGCGAAATGATGTTTTTTGTAATAACAGATGGCAGAACTATATTACCGCTGAATGCTGCTATGGATTTTAAAAGAGCTTTTGACCCTGGTGATTCGAGAATAATCAAATATTTTGGGGGGGTTAACCCAAATACAGGTGGTTTGATATCTATCTCTCCTCACCCACTTTATGAAGAGCTGAAGGACAGAATAATGGAGGAAATAGCGATACCTACGTTGACAAAATTCAAAGAGTTAACCGGATTAGAGTATAGGGGAATTGGTTATTTTTGTTTGATGATCAGCAAAGAAGATGGTGAATTAACACCGCGTGTTTTAGAATTTAACAAGAGACATGGGGATCCTGAAGCTCAAGCAATACTGCCGAGATTGCGAACAGATTATTATGAGTTAGCCAACGCAGTTGTAGAGCGTAGGTTGCATGAAATGACTACGGAATGGGAGCCATTTTGGTGTTATGCGTTGGTCGCTGTAAGTGGCAATCTTACAGTCCGACGGGGTTCTCAAGATAAAGTTTATCCGGGATATCCCGGTGCGCATTTGACCAATCAACCTATTAAAGGTTTGAGGAATGTTGACCCAAGTTGTGTTGTGTACCATAATGGTACAGCCTTTATGGATCCAAGCAAGGGTGATGAAGACAATAATATACACACCACTGGCGGGAGAGTACTTACGTTAGTTTCGAAGGGAAAAACCTTGGAAGAGGCAAAAGAAACCGCTGAAAGAGAAATGAGGAAAATATTCTTTAGGGGTATGAGATTTAGAAAAAATATTAACGAGTATTCGATCTGA
- a CDS encoding amidophosphoribosyltransferase: MQVARLRLTRFRIMSDIPDEACGVFGVYSYGQISVFPYLYFGLISQNHRGHQSYGFLTFDGRFYEHKALGLVPIIKEKKLKKWLKKLPGHVGIGNVRYATSGGTNEWFLRKDMQPVISESGEAKIGISYNGNIVNARQLVKEITKKIGDVSSSSDTELICKKLLIEIMNGNDLTSSVRTCMEEMEGAFSVVGLTGNGELFAFKDPHGIKPLCCGHDKKNNTYAISSETVGLDINNFEYDFEINPGELVTISENGLTREQIVKHVKKALCSFEFAYFARPDSNLGNGKYVYEVRRDFGRNLGKEYSEIIRNLDLVVPIPETAIDAAYGLHEETGVMLEYALRRHRYVTERDYILLPGERYATIDKKINIVKDKISGKKIAVVEDSIVRGDTSRVIVKKLYEAGAKEVHVFVTYPRIIAPCFYGIDMATFRELIGYKREPEEVAKKIGAKSVNYQSLDGFVKCTGLNKNELCLGCITCEYPTPLAQEMADEARSKLEKGCVEKGRIYEGKNG; encoded by the coding sequence GTGCAGGTAGCGAGGCTTAGGCTAACTAGGTTCCGGATAATGTCAGATATTCCAGATGAGGCGTGTGGAGTTTTCGGGGTATATAGTTACGGACAAATTTCTGTTTTTCCGTATCTATATTTTGGGTTAATTTCACAAAATCATCGAGGTCATCAATCTTATGGTTTTCTCACATTTGACGGAAGATTTTATGAGCATAAAGCATTGGGTTTGGTTCCAATTATAAAGGAAAAAAAATTAAAAAAATGGTTGAAAAAACTGCCTGGACATGTTGGTATAGGAAATGTAAGATACGCAACGTCAGGCGGTACAAATGAATGGTTTCTACGCAAAGATATGCAACCAGTTATTTCCGAAAGTGGAGAAGCAAAAATTGGAATATCGTATAATGGAAATATAGTTAATGCCCGTCAATTAGTGAAAGAAATAACTAAAAAAATCGGAGACGTTTCCTCTTCTTCTGATACAGAATTAATTTGTAAAAAACTTCTCATCGAAATTATGAATGGTAACGATCTGACTTCATCGGTCAGAACTTGTATGGAGGAAATGGAAGGGGCGTTTTCCGTTGTTGGACTAACGGGGAATGGAGAATTATTCGCCTTTAAAGATCCTCATGGTATAAAGCCCCTTTGTTGCGGGCATGATAAGAAAAATAATACGTATGCTATATCCTCTGAAACAGTTGGTTTAGATATCAATAATTTTGAATATGATTTTGAAATAAACCCAGGAGAACTTGTAACCATATCTGAAAATGGGCTTACGCGAGAGCAAATTGTGAAGCATGTAAAAAAGGCTTTATGTAGCTTTGAATTCGCATATTTTGCGAGACCGGATTCAAATTTAGGAAACGGAAAGTATGTGTATGAAGTGAGACGTGATTTTGGAAGAAATTTGGGAAAGGAATATTCTGAAATTATAAGAAATTTGGACTTGGTCGTCCCTATACCGGAAACCGCTATTGATGCTGCATATGGTCTTCACGAAGAGACAGGCGTGATGTTAGAATACGCATTAAGAAGACATAGATATGTAACTGAACGCGATTACATTCTATTGCCTGGGGAACGATACGCGACAATTGACAAAAAGATAAACATAGTTAAGGATAAAATCTCTGGGAAAAAGATAGCCGTTGTCGAGGATAGCATAGTGAGAGGCGACACGAGCAGGGTAATTGTAAAAAAACTATATGAAGCCGGAGCAAAAGAAGTTCACGTGTTTGTTACGTATCCCAGGATTATCGCACCTTGTTTTTACGGAATCGACATGGCAACTTTTCGGGAGCTTATAGGTTACAAACGTGAACCTGAAGAAGTAGCTAAAAAAATTGGAGCAAAAAGTGTAAATTACCAGTCACTTGACGGGTTTGTTAAATGTACTGGTTTAAATAAAAATGAATTATGTTTGGGATGTATAACCTGCGAATACCCTACTCCTTTGGCTCAGGAAATGGCTGACGAGGCAAGGTCGAAGCTTGAAAAGGGTTGCGTAGAAAAAGGAAGAATATATGAAGGGAAAAATGGTTGA
- the ppsA gene encoding phosphoenolpyruvate synthase, with protein MKLIAWFEELTRADIPIAGGKGANLGEMIRAGIPVPPGFVVTAEAYKQFIEKTGLGEKIREVLSKTNVDNPKQLEEAGETIRKIIRDAKIPDDIREVIIQHYRKLCDKLGDAGVFVAIRSSATAEDLPEASFAGQQDTYLNIHGEDSVVDSVQRCWASLFTNRAIFYREKQKIDHFQVLMSVVVQKMVNSEAAGVMFTIHPITSERDKIVIESSWGLGESVVSGGVTPDRFVVDKNTFKIIDKQISEKKEVMRVRDAETGKTIEVAVPRDKVSTQSLPDNLIIELAKIGKRIEDHYQFPQDIEWAMENEKLYIVQTRAVTAFFKEGKPAKPVEEKVAVPEEILVKGLGASPGIGTGPVRVVLDVKEIDKVNVGDVLVTKMTNPDWVPAMKRAAAIVTDEGGMTCHASIVSRELGTPCIVGARNATEVLKKYEGQLVTVDGSRGTVFLGARKLEAVPVTVPASGVAVAAPMSQPITATKIYVNLSIPEIAEKVVKESQPDGVGLLRAEHLMLSIGAHPRKLIEEGGAEKMINAFAEGIRKVAEAFYPRPVVYRALDFKPDEFLSLPGGEKYEKEAGHVGPNPLIGYRGAFRYRKEPDVFRLECRAIKKVRDEYGLKNVYVMIPFVRNLADLIETKKIMEEEGLKRSPDFKLWIMVEVPNTIFLIDKFIEVGIDGISFGTNDLTMLILGIDRDDASVAEIYDERDPGVLRALAHAIRVCNEHGVTTSICGQAPSVYPEYCEFMVRQGATSMSVNPDAVIATRRLVASVEQKIMLEKALGIKMGGESLEFKPRWEQ; from the coding sequence GTGAAATTAATTGCATGGTTTGAGGAGCTTACAAGAGCTGATATTCCAATAGCTGGAGGAAAGGGCGCAAACCTAGGGGAAATGATTCGAGCTGGAATTCCGGTTCCACCAGGGTTTGTTGTTACCGCTGAGGCGTATAAACAGTTTATCGAAAAAACTGGTCTGGGTGAGAAAATTAGGGAGGTTCTATCGAAAACAAATGTTGATAATCCCAAGCAGTTAGAGGAAGCCGGGGAAACCATTCGAAAAATTATTCGAGATGCAAAAATCCCAGATGACATTCGAGAAGTTATTATTCAACACTACCGGAAGCTTTGCGATAAATTAGGTGATGCTGGGGTTTTTGTGGCAATTCGTTCATCTGCCACGGCTGAAGACCTTCCTGAAGCCTCATTTGCAGGGCAACAGGACACCTATCTCAATATTCATGGTGAAGATTCAGTAGTTGACAGTGTCCAAAGATGTTGGGCCTCGCTTTTTACAAATCGTGCGATCTTCTATCGTGAGAAGCAGAAAATCGACCACTTTCAAGTGCTCATGTCAGTTGTGGTTCAGAAAATGGTCAACTCCGAAGCAGCTGGGGTAATGTTTACCATTCACCCAATTACCAGTGAAAGAGATAAAATTGTCATCGAGTCAAGCTGGGGACTTGGGGAAAGTGTTGTTTCAGGGGGGGTTACCCCCGATAGGTTTGTTGTTGATAAAAATACTTTCAAAATAATCGACAAACAAATCTCTGAAAAAAAGGAAGTTATGCGGGTAAGAGATGCTGAAACAGGGAAAACCATTGAAGTCGCGGTTCCCAGAGATAAGGTCTCCACTCAATCACTTCCAGACAATCTTATAATTGAACTCGCTAAAATCGGAAAACGAATCGAAGATCACTATCAGTTTCCACAGGATATTGAATGGGCAATGGAAAATGAAAAGTTGTACATAGTCCAAACAAGAGCCGTAACCGCCTTTTTCAAAGAAGGAAAACCAGCTAAACCCGTTGAAGAAAAAGTCGCGGTTCCGGAAGAAATTCTAGTCAAGGGACTTGGCGCCAGTCCAGGCATTGGTACAGGGCCAGTAAGGGTAGTTTTGGATGTTAAGGAAATTGATAAAGTGAATGTAGGTGATGTTCTCGTTACGAAAATGACCAACCCCGACTGGGTTCCGGCAATGAAAAGGGCCGCTGCCATTGTAACAGATGAAGGCGGGATGACGTGTCATGCCTCAATAGTATCCCGCGAGCTTGGTACACCTTGTATCGTCGGTGCAAGGAACGCCACGGAGGTTTTAAAGAAATATGAAGGTCAGCTAGTTACAGTAGATGGTTCGCGTGGAACGGTTTTCCTAGGAGCTAGAAAACTTGAGGCAGTTCCAGTAACCGTTCCGGCGTCAGGAGTTGCCGTGGCGGCCCCAATGTCGCAACCAATAACAGCCACAAAAATCTATGTCAACCTTTCCATTCCAGAGATCGCTGAGAAAGTGGTGAAAGAAAGTCAGCCTGATGGAGTTGGACTTTTACGCGCTGAACATCTAATGCTGAGTATCGGCGCACATCCGCGGAAACTTATTGAAGAAGGCGGTGCTGAGAAAATGATTAACGCTTTCGCCGAAGGCATTCGTAAAGTCGCTGAAGCCTTTTATCCGCGGCCAGTAGTTTACCGGGCACTTGACTTTAAACCCGATGAATTTCTCAGCCTCCCAGGCGGAGAAAAATATGAGAAAGAAGCTGGTCATGTTGGACCTAATCCTCTCATCGGCTATCGAGGGGCATTCCGTTACAGGAAAGAACCTGATGTCTTCCGTCTCGAATGTCGAGCTATCAAAAAAGTCCGTGACGAATATGGTCTCAAAAATGTATACGTTATGATTCCATTCGTCCGGAATCTTGCTGACCTCATTGAAACCAAGAAAATAATGGAAGAGGAGGGGCTAAAGCGGTCACCAGACTTTAAATTGTGGATTATGGTTGAGGTTCCCAATACAATTTTTCTAATCGACAAGTTTATTGAAGTCGGTATCGACGGTATCTCCTTCGGCACAAACGATCTAACAATGTTAATTCTGGGGATCGATCGCGACGATGCTTCCGTTGCTGAGATCTATGATGAGCGTGACCCTGGGGTATTACGGGCTCTCGCCCATGCTATTCGTGTCTGTAATGAGCATGGTGTGACTACTTCTATATGTGGGCAAGCTCCAAGTGTCTACCCCGAATACTGTGAATTTATGGTTCGTCAGGGAGCGACCAGCATGAGTGTCAACCCAGATGCCGTTATTGCCACCCGAAGGCTTGTAGCATCGGTGGAACAAAAGATAATGTTGGAGAAGGCGCTAGGAATAAAAATGGGAGGAGAATCCCTGGAATTTAAACCCCGCTGGGAACAGTAG
- the thiC gene encoding phosphomethylpyrimidine synthase ThiC, producing the protein MEYAKRGIVTEEMRLVAKNEGVSINDLRQRIAKGTVIITKNVVRENVRALGIGEGLRTKVNANIGTSPDVCDLQLEVEKARVAVKYGADTVMDLSTAGDLDQIRRAVLKAVKVPVGTVPIYQAAIEAVKKRGAIVDMTEDDIFNTIEKHAKDGVDFATVHVGITKKVVEHMREHPRVTGIVSRGGTFLAAWMLHNNKENPLYSNFDYLLELSRKYDLSLSLGDALRPGCIADSTDEYQIQELLTIGDLVERARRAGVQTMVEGPGHIPLNQVVANVQLEKIVCKNAPFYVLGPLVTDIAPGYDHIVGAIGGALAGMAGADFLCYLTGAEHLGLPTIADVAEGVIVTRIAAHAVDIVKFGPKASQRDRMMAEARANLDWLKQIRLSINPEKAKEVHSRAKSKSGTCSMCGEWCVFKILGSYFKQPKISKRKQCI; encoded by the coding sequence ATGGAGTATGCGAAGCGTGGTATAGTTACTGAGGAAATGCGTCTCGTTGCTAAAAATGAAGGTGTCAGTATTAATGATCTTAGACAACGTATAGCCAAAGGGACGGTAATAATTACGAAGAACGTGGTGCGGGAGAATGTCCGAGCCCTAGGAATTGGCGAAGGTTTAAGGACCAAGGTTAACGCTAACATCGGTACCTCTCCTGATGTCTGTGACCTTCAGCTTGAAGTTGAAAAAGCGCGTGTAGCGGTCAAGTACGGTGCTGATACAGTTATGGATCTTAGCACCGCTGGTGACCTCGACCAAATCCGTAGGGCCGTACTCAAAGCTGTTAAAGTTCCAGTTGGGACCGTTCCGATTTACCAAGCTGCCATAGAGGCTGTGAAGAAACGTGGAGCTATTGTAGACATGACTGAAGATGACATTTTTAATACGATTGAGAAACATGCAAAAGACGGTGTAGACTTTGCCACTGTTCACGTTGGAATCACAAAGAAAGTTGTTGAGCATATGCGGGAACATCCTCGTGTAACGGGGATTGTGAGTCGGGGTGGAACATTTCTGGCTGCATGGATGTTGCATAATAATAAAGAGAACCCGTTGTACTCAAACTTCGATTATCTTCTCGAACTTTCCAGAAAATATGATCTTAGCCTTAGCTTAGGTGATGCGCTACGACCTGGTTGCATTGCTGACTCAACTGACGAATATCAAATCCAAGAACTGCTGACTATAGGTGACCTTGTGGAGAGGGCGCGAAGGGCTGGTGTTCAGACTATGGTTGAAGGGCCAGGACACATTCCCCTTAATCAAGTCGTCGCAAACGTTCAACTTGAAAAGATCGTTTGTAAAAACGCGCCGTTCTATGTGCTTGGTCCATTGGTGACCGATATTGCCCCTGGTTACGACCATATAGTTGGAGCAATAGGCGGGGCGCTCGCCGGAATGGCTGGGGCAGATTTCCTTTGCTATCTTACTGGAGCGGAGCACCTTGGGTTGCCAACGATTGCCGATGTTGCTGAAGGGGTTATTGTAACGAGGATCGCAGCCCATGCCGTAGATATAGTAAAGTTTGGGCCTAAAGCATCTCAAAGAGACAGAATGATGGCGGAGGCCCGCGCTAATTTGGATTGGCTGAAGCAAATTAGGCTTTCAATAAATCCAGAGAAAGCAAAAGAAGTGCATAGCCGAGCTAAATCAAAATCTGGAACCTGCTCTATGTGTGGGGAATGGTGTGTCTTTAAGATCCTTGGAAGTTACTTCAAACAACCCAAAATTTCTAAGCGTAAACAATGCATTTAA
- a CDS encoding ribonucleoprotein — protein MEPSKRPLNVLMRNINNYVQIRLKNDIEYRGRMVQCDNYMNIILDGAAEYHGDEPVANYGNIFIRGNNILYIAVNFVRK, from the coding sequence TTGGAACCTAGCAAAAGACCGTTAAACGTCCTTATGAGGAACATAAATAACTATGTTCAGATTCGTTTGAAAAATGATATCGAATATAGAGGTCGCATGGTCCAATGCGACAACTACATGAATATAATTCTAGACGGCGCAGCGGAATATCATGGAGACGAACCCGTGGCAAATTATGGAAACATATTCATTCGAGGGAATAACATTTTATACATCGCTGTAAATTTTGTGCGTAAATAG
- a CDS encoding methionine adenosyltransferase, with the protein MARIITVQQLAQRKIEELDVEVVERKGRGHPDYIADSSSEAVSRALCQYYTKEFNVILHHNVDKGLVVGGRAHPVFGGGQVDEPIQIIVAGRAVTEVLKDGEIIPVPIGSISLGAIRDFLKKNFRFLDVDRDVIIQYMIRQGSVDLVKMFEIGKDKPLANDTSFGVCFAPLSQTEKLVLETELYLNSPKLKKELPEVGEDIKVMGFRRGKQIDLTVAAAIISSLTPDLDHYLSVKEEIKNRVADLATKITDYPVAIHVNSADKPEKGVIYLTVTGTSAEHGDDGNTGRGNRVHGLITPCRPMSLEATAGKNPVSHVGKIYNVLAARIANRIYEETKGIQEVYVKVLSRIGNPIDEPAVADIELILEPGYTLTNVEPEVRSIADDEIENIEKITDLVIKEKVGLF; encoded by the coding sequence TTGGCTAGAATCATTACGGTTCAACAGTTAGCCCAGAGGAAGATTGAAGAACTCGATGTAGAAGTTGTTGAAAGGAAAGGACGGGGACATCCCGACTACATTGCCGACAGCTCCTCAGAAGCCGTATCTAGGGCGTTATGTCAGTACTATACAAAAGAGTTCAACGTAATTCTTCATCATAACGTGGACAAGGGATTGGTTGTTGGAGGGAGAGCTCATCCAGTTTTCGGCGGGGGACAAGTTGATGAACCAATTCAAATAATTGTAGCTGGAAGAGCTGTCACTGAGGTTCTAAAGGATGGGGAAATTATTCCAGTTCCAATCGGAAGCATTTCACTTGGAGCGATTCGAGATTTTTTAAAGAAAAATTTCAGATTTTTAGATGTAGATCGAGATGTGATCATTCAATACATGATTCGCCAGGGTTCAGTTGATCTTGTAAAAATGTTTGAAATTGGAAAAGATAAACCATTAGCAAATGATACCTCATTTGGAGTTTGCTTTGCACCGTTAAGCCAGACCGAAAAACTAGTTCTTGAAACAGAGCTTTACTTGAACTCCCCGAAGCTAAAAAAAGAGTTACCGGAAGTCGGTGAAGACATTAAAGTAATGGGCTTTCGACGTGGCAAACAAATTGACCTAACAGTGGCAGCAGCCATTATTAGCAGTTTAACGCCGGATCTTGACCACTATCTTAGCGTAAAAGAGGAAATAAAAAATCGCGTAGCAGATTTAGCGACGAAGATTACTGACTATCCCGTTGCCATCCACGTGAATAGCGCAGATAAACCAGAGAAGGGTGTAATTTACCTAACTGTTACAGGTACATCCGCAGAGCATGGAGACGACGGTAACACCGGCCGTGGAAATCGAGTCCATGGGTTAATTACGCCATGCCGACCAATGTCTCTTGAGGCAACGGCTGGAAAGAACCCCGTTAGCCATGTTGGAAAAATATACAACGTCTTAGCCGCACGCATCGCCAACAGAATCTATGAGGAAACTAAGGGCATACAGGAAGTTTATGTCAAAGTTTTAAGCAGAATCGGAAATCCAATTGACGAACCAGCAGTTGCGGACATCGAACTGATTCTAGAACCAGGTTACACTTTGACGAATGTAGAACCAGAAGTGAGATCGATCGCTGACGACGAAATTGAAAACATCGAGAAGATCACTGATCTCGTAATAAAAGAAAAGGTAGGACTTTTCTAA